The Vicingus serpentipes genome includes the window TTAATAAAATAACTTGCCGTAAGATTTTCATGATTACAAACTTGCTTCATCTCATGAGTCATCATATTTAATAACAACTCTGTTACTTGATGATACATTACAAAAACTGTTTCATCTGGGAAATCAGTTCTAGTTTTTTGTAAAGACAACAATGTATCAACTTGAATGTAATCCCAGTAATTAATTGGTTTTGCATGCAATAAGCCTTTAAAATAAGCTTCAGGATCTTGTCCTAATTTTTTGTATTTGTTTTCTATTTTAGAAATTAATTCAGAATAATCACTCATAATTTATTTTTTATCAATGCTAATATAATATTCTTAAAAAAAAGATGACGTTTCTCATGCTAATTTTTAGTACAAAAATTCAATATTTATTTTGGTACCACTTTTACTTTCCATGCTGTAATCTCCATCTAACTGAAGTACTAACGCATCAATCAACTCTAAACCAAGAGAATTTAAATTATTTGGATCAAAATCATCAGGAAGACCTACCCCATTATCAGACACAATCATTCTACATATAGAGCCATCAATTTCTAATGAAATATCAATTTTACCTTTTAATATTTTATCAAAAGCATGTTTATAAGCATTAGAAACAACTTCATTAACTATTAATCCGCAAGGAATAGCTTTTTCAATATCAAATTTATCAAACAACTCATCATCAATATTAATTGAAACATCAATATATTCTTTGTTGTATGAATAACTTAATAAGTCTACAATTGATTGAATATAATTCTTAATATTTACATACTCTACATCCTCAGATTTATATAGCTTTTCATGTACTAAAGCCAACGTTTTAATTCTATTTTTCGTTTCTTGAAAAAGTTCTATAGATTCGGAATCATTTAAATAATTAGTTTGAAGATTTAAAAGACTTGATATAATTTGAAGGTTGTTTTTAACACGATGATGTACTTCCTTTAGTAAAGTTTCTTTTTCTTTTAAAGAGGTTTTTATTTTTTCTTCAGCCTTTTTTCGTTCAAAAAATAATGGCACATCATAATTATCATTTACAGTATTTATATCTTGTCCTTTAGGTAAGTAACTGTGTATTCTATCAGGTGGAGCCATTATAAAAGTACAATTATCATCTCCTTTTGCTCTACAAGTAATTTCTACTGCTGTTAATGGTATTCCAAAACTTTCTTCACACCAACCTGAAGAATAACCAGCATTCATAACACATACTGGATATTCAGATTTGACTCCAGCTCTTAACCATGAGTCTGCTTCAAAAGAATAAGGGTGGTGATACTTCAAGAAGAAATTTTCATCTGGACTTGGATTACTTTCTTCTAGAATATCTACATATGCCCAGCCTGTATAAGCGAAATGAATTGGCCCTGCAGATAATTTTGAAATAGGATCATTTAAATCCATTTTAAAATGAAAACTTTTAGCATCTTCTAAGCCTAAAACATGAGCTATATCAAACAAAAAATTTCTACCAATTAAATAGGCTTCTTTTTCTCCTTTATCTGAATATAAATCCTTTATTTTATTTAAAAATCCAAATGAGAGAGATGAAGCTCGAAGTAAGACATAACGCTCATCATTTATTTCTATCCTTCCTTTAGATGGAGATGCTTTTAATTTTGTAAAATAATCCCTTACAGTCGTCTCTGCTTTATCAAAAATCGGTTTGAATTGTGAAGGTGTATTTACAGTAGGTCCTGTTGCTAAAAAACTTGTTATTCCACTTCGTAAAAGTTCATTTTCTTTTTGAAGTTCTTTAACTTTTAATTTTAGCTGCTCTATTTCCTTTGACACTTTAATTTCTTTAGATTAAATAAATTTAGTCTTTTAAAGTGAGAAATAAAAAAATTAATTACAGGGAATAATATTGTTACAATTATGATAAATTATCTCATCTAATTCAAGCATACTTGCTAATGCTAATTGAGAATAATTTTGAGAAGCATTTCTAAAACCAGCAGCCTCTGTCTGCCATAAAGTTGTTATTAAATTTATGTCTCCTTTTTTAGGATCTATAGCGTTTATAGCATGCTTTACATTTCCTGCTCCTGCATGGTAGACATGTAAAACTAATAAACGATACCAAATATCTGTTGGCTGGTATTCAATACATCGGGCATCTAAAATTTTATTTAACTCAGGAATACAGATTGTTTTAATCAATTTTGCTGCACCCCAAGCACTTTTATCAAAATCTTCACGTTCATCAATCGTTTTATTCACTATTAGACCTAAGTTAATTGCAACATTTTTCATGATTTGAAATGAACCATAAGCACCTACTTGAGATTTTTGTAATTTATTTGGACTTTCAATTAATAATATTGCTTGAGCATAAAAAGGATCTACTCCATTTTCTTTAAAAACAGCTATACCTCTTCCTATGCTTGGTATTACTTTTTCAAAATCATAGAAATCTCTTTTACCTGATGTCATAAACACTTTAGCTTCTGAAGCTAAATTATAATGAGTTCTAACGCTATCTCGAAATAAATCTTTTTGAGCATCAGTTTGGTCATTCCAATCTTTTACTGCAATTCTCTTTATAATTTGGCGTGTGCTTGCAATATTAATAACAGCAGAATCGTCACCCATTTGCATTAATGTCCTCCAAAAATTTGGTTGTGGCAAAACATTCCATCTCTCAGCATATAATTGTTCTGAAGAAACAAAATTATAATTAATTGAATCATTTAATCCAACAACTTCAACAACATCCGTTTTTTCAACAAAAGGTTCAGAAAACGAAATACAAAAAGTAGCTGAAACAATTAAGATAAATATAAATGGTATTTTTTTCATACTACTAAGTAAACGACTTTAAATGGTTATTGTTTCACTAGTTATCTGTCTTTATCAACACTATATTATTAATTACTTTAAATGAACCTCTTTAGTTATAATTTTAACAGATTGAGAACTTGGTGCAATAATTCTGTTGTTTTTTCTTGTATAAACTTCTATAAATTCAGCACCAAACAACAAAATCATTGCTGAATAATAAACCCAAATCAACAACAACACCAATGAACCAGCTGCACCATAAGCTGTTCCAAAACTACTATTACCTAAATAAAAACTAATTAAATATTTACCAATCATAAAAAGAATGGTCGCTAATAATGCTCCTCTTAATACATCTTTTATGCCAACTTTAGCATCTGGCAAAAATTTATAAACTGTAGTAAAAACGACAAAAACAATAATAGAAAAACTAACAGATTCTAACGCAAGAACAACTGTTGCACTTTTTTCATCTAAAATCTCAACTAAAAAATCGTTAAAAACAACAACCAAAGTATCAACAGAAAGAGATA containing:
- a CDS encoding histidine kinase dimerization/phosphoacceptor domain -containing protein; its protein translation is MSKEIEQLKLKVKELQKENELLRSGITSFLATGPTVNTPSQFKPIFDKAETTVRDYFTKLKASPSKGRIEINDERYVLLRASSLSFGFLNKIKDLYSDKGEKEAYLIGRNFLFDIAHVLGLEDAKSFHFKMDLNDPISKLSAGPIHFAYTGWAYVDILEESNPSPDENFFLKYHHPYSFEADSWLRAGVKSEYPVCVMNAGYSSGWCEESFGIPLTAVEITCRAKGDDNCTFIMAPPDRIHSYLPKGQDINTVNDNYDVPLFFERKKAEEKIKTSLKEKETLLKEVHHRVKNNLQIISSLLNLQTNYLNDSESIELFQETKNRIKTLALVHEKLYKSEDVEYVNIKNYIQSIVDLLSYSYNKEYIDVSINIDDELFDKFDIEKAIPCGLIVNEVVSNAYKHAFDKILKGKIDISLEIDGSICRMIVSDNGVGLPDDFDPNNLNSLGLELIDALVLQLDGDYSMESKSGTKINIEFLY
- a CDS encoding transglycosylase SLT domain-containing protein, with amino-acid sequence MKKIPFIFILIVSATFCISFSEPFVEKTDVVEVVGLNDSINYNFVSSEQLYAERWNVLPQPNFWRTLMQMGDDSAVINIASTRQIIKRIAVKDWNDQTDAQKDLFRDSVRTHYNLASEAKVFMTSGKRDFYDFEKVIPSIGRGIAVFKENGVDPFYAQAILLIESPNKLQKSQVGAYGSFQIMKNVAINLGLIVNKTIDEREDFDKSAWGAAKLIKTICIPELNKILDARCIEYQPTDIWYRLLVLHVYHAGAGNVKHAINAIDPKKGDINLITTLWQTEAAGFRNASQNYSQLALASMLELDEIIYHNCNNIIPCN